The Lysobacter luteus genome contains the following window.
GCCACGCATACGAAGAGCCCGGCATTACGCCGGGCTCGGTGGTCGCTGGTGTGCGAGGTGGATCAGCGGACCCAGGCCCGTCCGTTGTAGACGCGCACGTAGGTGCCGACGCGGATGCCGCCCAGGTCGTCCTGGGTCACGGTGGTGGTACGGCCGTCATCCATGCGCACATACACGTTGTAGCGGTCACCCTGGACGCGGTTCTGGATGGCGTTGCCGGCGACCGCGCCGGCCACTGCGCCCGCAACGGTCGCGGTGTTCTGGCGACCCTTGCTTTCGTCATCGGCGAGCTCGCGCCCGGCGGCGGCGCCCACCAGGCCGCCGAGGACGGCACCGGTGGCATTGGGCACGTTGCTGCCGCCACCGACCTGTTCGATCCGGGTGACGGTGCCGCAGTCGTAGCACGAGGCGGTGGTGCCATAGCCCGGCGACGAGGTGCCGTAGCCGGAGTTGCTGTAGCCCGGGGTGGCGCAACCGGCAAGCGCCAGGGAGGCGGACGCGGCCACGCCGAGCAGACGAAGACTCTTCGTATTCATTTGGATCTCCTGCATGGAGGGGCGGTGGCGTGTCGCCACGCGCCAACGCTAGGCGCGCCGTCGTGAATACGTGATCAACCCGTCGGGAGTCGTTCAGCCTCCGGACGGGCGATCGCGTGCCGCTACGTCAGCCGCGGAAGTCCTGGTGGCACGCCTTGCAGGCCTGTCCGATCGCGCCAGCGGTCTCGCCAAGGGCGACGCAGTCGCCCGGCGGCGACGCCATCGCGGTGTCCAGCGCACCGCGCAACTGGCTGGAGGCCTTGGTGAACCGCTCGTCGTCGCGCAGGTCGGGGAATGCCGGGTCGATATCGTTCGCCATCACCCGCAGCGCCTGCAGGTGCGGCAGGCTGTCGGTCGTGGCGCAGCGGTTCTGCTCCACCGCGTCCCGCAACTTGCCCAGGTGCCAGCCCTGCACGTGCATCACCGCGCCGGGGAACGGATCGGACCGCGCCTGGATGGCGCGCATCGCCATGACCGTGCATACCGCGCCGATCACCAGGCCGAGCAGCAGCAGGGCGATGTACTTGGCGCCATTGCCGTGGGTGTCGGGGCGGGTGGTCCGTGGTTCACTCATGGCGGGGCTCCGTGGGGTTGAATGCGCACGGATATATAGCACGCAGGTCGCGGCGCGACGCGCCGTGTCCCGGTGGGACGTCCCATTACAATGTCGCGATGGATGCACCCGAGCTCGACCCCGCACTGCGGGAACGCTTTTCCGGTATCGACCGCCTCTATGGCGCCGGTACCCTCGCGCGCCTGGCCGGCAGCCGCGTGGCCGTGGTCGGCATGGGAGGCGTGGGGTCGTGGGTGGTCGAAGCGCTCGTGCGCAGCGGAGTGGGGCACCTGACGCTGATCGACGCCGACGACATCTGCGTGTCCAACAGCAACCGGCAGTTGCCGGCGCACACGGGGCAGTTCGGCCGTGCCAAGGTCGAGGCGATGGCCGAACGCTGCCGCGCGATCAATCCGATCGTGCAGGTGGTGGCCGTGCCGGTCTTCCTGGTGTCGTCCAACATCGAAGCGCTGCTCGACGACGGGTTCGATCTGGTGCTCGACGCCTGCGACAGCTTCCGCAGCAAGGTAGAGCTGATCGCCTGGTGCCGACGCCGCAAGCTTCCCTTGGTGGTGTGCGGTTCGGCCGGTGGCCGTATCGACCCGACCATGGTGCGCGTACGCGACCTGTCGCGTACCGAGCACGACGCGATGCTGGCACTAATCCGCAAGAAGCTGCGCAGCGAGTTCAATTTCCCCAAGAGCCCAAAGCGCTACTTCGGTGTGCCCGCGGTGTACTCGCTCGAAAACGTGCGCTATCCGCAGGCCGACGGCACCGTGTGTGGCATCCGTCCGGCCGTCGATGGCGATGCGGCCCTCAAGCTCGACTGCGGTAGCGGACTGGGCGCAGCCACGCACATCACCGGCGCCTTCGCGTTCGCAATGGTAGGGCGTGCGCTGCAGATGCTACTGAAGGACTAGGGCGGCCTGACCGGGCCGCGCCTGTGGGTTGCCTCAGGGCTTTGGAGCTTCGGGCAGGCGGAACAGCCGTTCGGCGTTTGCGGTGGTGGCTGACGCCACGATCTCCGGTGCGACCCCGCGCAACGCGGCGATCGTTTGGAGCACGGTGGTCAGACGGGAAGGCTCGTTGCGTTGGCCCCGGTGCATCGCGTCGGGCTGGTCGGGCGCGTCGGTTTCCAGCAGCAGCCATTCGATCGGCACCTCCGCCGCCAGGCTGCGTAGCCGACGCGCGCGTTCGTAGGTGACCGGCCCGCCGAGCCCGAGCAGGAACCCGTTGTCGGCGAGCTGCTCGGCCTGCTGGCGGCTGCCCGAGAAGCTGTGCACCACGCCCCGGAGCCCACCAATCCGGCGGATCGCCGCCAACACGGCATCCACCGCGCGCCGTGCATGGACGATCACCGGGAGGTCGAAATCACGCGCCAGCCTCAGTTGCGCGTCGAAGTACTGCAACTGCGTGTCGTGGTCGAGTCCCTCGACAAAATGGTCCAGCCCGCATTCGCCGACGGCCACCGGGCGCTCCCGCTCAAGCCAACGACGCAGCTCGGAGAGGTGGACCTCGCGATGGGATGCCAGGAACATCGGGTGCAGGCCGTACGCCGGATGGAGCCCGGCATCGTCCGCGCAGATCTTCCTGAGCTTCGGCCAGCCGGCAGCGTCGATCGCCGGAACCACCTGGCGGAGCACGCCAGCGGCCCGGGCGCGGGCGACTACCTGCGCGCGATCCGGATCGAACCCGGGGGTGTCGAGGTGGCAGTGGGTGTCGACCAGCATGGGCGCCGCGTGCCGCAGGCAGTAACGCGACTCAGCGCCGGCGCGCGTCGCCGTCGATCACGTCTCGCTCGGCTTTCGCCGAACCCGGCTCCTTGCGCTTCTTCCAGTTGGCCAGCAGCAGCGTGCCGAGCCCGAGCAGCAGCTCGTCGACGAACGGCACCATGTCCGGCACCAGCATGTCGAGGACGAACAGCGCCGCGGCCACCATGAACAGACGCGGATAACTCAACTTGCCGAGGAAACGCATCAGCGGGGCGAGCAGCAGGGTGCGCATGGCGGGATTCCCATGTGGAACGACGTAATTGCAACGTCGATCACGCTAGCACGCGCATTTGTTTATGGCGCGAACAGGAAATTGTTAAAGAATTGGCAACCCGTTCAGGTGTGCGGTGGTGCAATGCGCCCACCACACCGACGGGTCCACGAACGACCCTTGCAGGAGGCTCTCAATGAACAAGAATCTGATCGCAGTTGCCCTGGCTTCGCTGCTTGTCGGTGGCGTCGCCGTCGCGGCCTACCAGAGCTTCCAGGGCGATGCGCCCGACACCGCGCTTGCCAACCCGGACGCCCCGGCGTTCGTCGGCGCCGAAGGCGACTTCGCCACCGACGGCAGCATCCAGGGCATCGAATACGCCGATGTCGTCGAAGTCGAGCCGGTGACCGAGAAGCGCGAGCTATTCGCGACCGTGGTCAGCAGCGACCCGGTCCGTTCGACCAGCACCACCTCCACGCCGCGCCAAGTCTGCGAGGACGTGGTGGTGCAGGAGCGGCTGCCCGAGCGCGATGGTAACGTCGGCGGCACCGTCGCCGGTGCGGTGATCGGTGGCCTGATCGGCAACCAGGTGGGCGGCGGCAACGGCAAGAAGGTCGCGACCGCGGCTGGCGCCGTGGCCGGCGGCTACGTCGGCAACCGGGTGGACCGCAACCATGTGGGCGGCCGGGTTGTGGAGCGCGTCGAGACCAACTGCCGCACCGTGACCGACACCTCCGAGTCCTCGACCGTGGTCGGCTACGACGTGACCTATCGCAACGCCGACGGCACCACCGGCACCATGCGCAGCAACAGCAAGCCGGCGGACCGCATTTCGCTCGGTACCGAGGACCAGGTGGTCGGTTACGACGTGACCTACCGCTACGACGGCCAGGAGCAGACCGTGCGCATGGACGACGAGCCGGGCGAGCGCCTGCCGGTCATCGACGGCGAGGTGGTCGTGCAGACCGCTGCCGCTGCGAGCGCCACCACGAAGGGCTGATCCAGGCCTGCCGTGCAGTACCCCGCGGGGCCGGAGCAATCCGGCCCCGCTTCGTTTGGGGCCGGCACCACGCCGGCGCGTGCCTTCGCCGCGGGGCGGCCCGTACAATGGCCGCTTTCCCGACTCCGAGCGCACCATGGCCCTGCACCCCTACGACCTGTACGACGTCCGTTCCCTGCTCAGCGAAGAGGAGCAGGCGGTGCAGGACACGGTGGCGCGGTTCACTGATGAGCGCGTGCTGCCGATCATTGGCGACGCATTCGACCAGGGCCGGTTCCCGAAGGAGCTGGTCGCCGAGATCGCCGAACTCGGCCTGCTCGGCTCGACCCTGCCGGAGCAGTACGGCGGCGGGGGGCTCAACTCGGTCAGCTACGGCCTGATCTGCCAGGAGCTCGAGCGCGGCGACAGCGGCATCCGCAGCTTCGTCAGCGTGCAGTCCTCGCTGTGCATGTACCCGATTTTCGCTTACGGCACCGACGAGCAGCGCATGCGCTGGCTGCCCGACATGGCCGCCGGCAAGGTGATCGGCTGTTTCGGCCTTACCGAGCCGCACGGCGGCTCCGACCCGGCCAACATGAAGACCCATGCCAGGAAGGACGGCGACGACTGGGTGCTCAACGGCGCCAAGATGTGGATCACCAACGGCAACCTGGCCGACATCGCGATCGTCTGGGCGCAGACCGACGACGGCATCCAGGGGTTTGTCGTCGAGAAGGGCATAACCGGCTTCGCTGCGCAGGAGATCAAGCACAAGATGTCGCTGCGCGCCTCGGTCACCTCGTCGCTCTTCTTCGACAACGTGCGCGTGCCCGAGGCCAACCGCCTGCCGAACGTGAAGGGCCTCAAGGGTCCGCTCGGCTGCCTCACCCAGGCGCGCTACGGGATCACGTGGGGCCCGATCGGCGCGGCCATCGCGTGCCTGGACGAGGCGCTCAACTACAGCAAGGAGCGGATCCTGTTCGACCGTCCGCTTGCCGCCAACCAGGCCGCCCAGCTGCGGCTGGCCGACATGGCGCGCCGGATCACGTCCGCGCAGCTGCTGTCGCTGCAGCTGGGCCGCCTGAAGGATGCCGGCAAGATGGCGCCGACGCAGGTCTCGCTCGCCAAGTGGAACAACTGCCGGATGGCGATCGACATCGCCCGCGACTGCCGCGACCTGCTGGGCGGTGCCGGCATCACCACCGAGCACGCCGCGATCCGCCACGCGCTCAACCTCGAGTCGGTGATCACCTACGAGGGCACCGAGACGGTGCACCAGCTGGTGGTCGGCCGCGAGCTGACCGGCATCAACGCGTTCTGATCCTGCCCGATACCCACGGAGCACCGTGATGGCTGCGAACCCGCTTGGCCCCACCCTTGAAACCGAACGCCTGATCCTGCGTCCTCCGGTCCTCGAGGACTTCGAGGGCGTGGCCGAGCTGCTGGCCGACGAGGAGGCCGCGCGGCACATCGGCGGCCACATGCCGCGCGAGGCGGCGTGGCGGAGGTTCCTGCAGATGCCGGGCGCCTGGGCGATGCAGGGGTTCGCGATGTTCTCGGTGGTCGACAAGGCCAGCGGTCGCTGGATCGGCCGGGCCGGACCGTGGCAGCCGGAGGGTTGGCCCGGGACCGAGGTGGGCTGGTCGTTCCTGCGCTCGGCGTGGGGCAAGGGTTACGCGCGCGAAGCGGCGATAGCCGCGATCGACTGGTCGTTCGACCATCTCGGCTGGACCGAGGTGATCCACTCGATCGCGCCCGCGAACACGGCCTCGCAGGCGCTCGCTGCCCGCCTCGGCTCGGTCAACCGCGGTCCCGGCCGGTTGCCACCGCCGCACCAGGATTCGCCGGTGGATATCTGGGGACAGAGCCGTGAAGAGTGGCGCGCCCGGCGCGGGTCGCTTTAGCACGGCCTCGTTGCATCGCGTGGGGCGTCGCCCTGCGTTCGATTCACTTCGCGGCTGAAGCCGCTCCTACAGCACGCATCCATGTCAAACATCGCCCAGCCCATTCCCGCCCGCATGCGTGGCCTCAACCGCGCCGAGATCTGCGACGTCAACTTCAGTGAGTTCGTGCGCGGGTGGGACGGTCGCGTCGACGCGGCGCCCGCCGCGTGCGAGGCGATCCTCGAGGGCAGTGCGCTGGATGCGCAGGGCTTCCGCGAGATGTTCGAGTCGCAGCTGGTCAGCCGCCACCTGGACCTGATGGCGCGCGTGCTGCGTGTGGAGAACAAGGTCTTCTACACGATCGGCTCGTCCGGGCACGAGGGCAACGCGATGGTCGCGCGCGCCACCCGGCACACCGATCCGGCGTTCCTGCATTACCGCAGCGGCGGGTTCATGGCCGAGCGGTTCCGCAAGCTGCCCGGAATGGATCCGGCGATGGATTCTGCGCTGTCGTTCGCTGCCAGCAAGGACGACCCGGCCAGTGGTGGCCGGCACAAGGTCTGGGGCAGCAAGCCGTTGTGGGTGTTGCCGCAGACTTCGACCATCGCGTCCCACCTGCCGAAGGCCCTTGGCACGGCGATCGCGATCGAGGCCGGGCGTCGGATCGGCCATGCGCTGCCGATTCCCGACGACAGCATCGCGATCTGCTCCTTCGGTGACGCCTCGAGCAACCATGCGACCGCCCAGACCGCCTTCAATGCCGCGGCGTGGACGGCATACCAGAAGCTGCCCGCGCCGGTGCTGTTCGTCTGCGAGGACAACGGCATCGGCATTTCGGTGAAGACTCCTAACGGCTGGATCGCGCGCAACTTCTCGCAGCGCCCGGACCTGGATTACTTCTACGCCGACGGGTTGGACCTGGCGAACGGCTATGGCGACGTCCAGCGCGCGGTCGAACACTGCCGCCGCACCCGCCGCCCCACCTTCCTGCACCTGCGCACGACCCGGATCATGGGCCACGCCGGGACAGACTTCGAGATCGAGTGGCGCTCCATCGAGGAGTTGTGCGCCGTCGAGGCCAGCGATCCGCTGCTGCGTTCGGCGTCGATCGCCCTCGAGTCGGGCTTGATGTCAAAGGACGAGGTGCTCGCGCTGTACGAAGCCACCCGCAAGCGCTGCTTCGCCGCCGCTGAAGCCGCCGACCGCACGCCCAAGCTGGACCGGCTCGACGAGGTGATCGCACCGCTTGCGCCGTATACGCCGGCGGCCGTCCGTGCCGAGGCCGAGCGCGCTGACTTTGCCGGGCGGCGCCTCCAGGTGTTCGGCAGCGAAGAGAAACTCCCCGAGCACCAGCCTCCCAGGCACCTGGCGATCCAGATCAACAACGCGCTGCACGACACCTTTGCCAAGTACCCCGAGGCGTTGCTGTTCGGCGAGGACGTGGCGCAGAAGGGTGGCGTCTACACCGTCACGAAGGGCCTGCAGAAGGCGTTCGGCCCGCGGCGGGTGTTCAACACGCTGCTCGACGAGACGATGATCCTCGGCATGGCGCAGGGGTTCGCCAATGTTGGCCTGCTACCGATCCCCGAGATCCAGTACCTCGCGTACTTCCACAACGCCTGCGACCAGATCCGCGGTGAGGCGGCGAGCCTTCAGTTCTTCAGCAACGACCAGTACCGCAACCCGATGGTCGTGCGTATCGCCGGACTGGGTTACCAGCGCGGCTTCGGCGGCCACTTCCACAACGACAATTCGATCACCGCACTGCGCGACATCCCCGGCCTGGTGGTCGGCTGCCCGTCGCGCGGCGACGACGCGGTCACCATGCTGCGTACGCTCACCGCGCTGTCCAAGGTCGACGGTCGGGTCAGTGTGTTCCTGGAACCGATCGCGCTGTACATGACCAAGGACCTGCACGAACCGGGCGACGGCGGCTGGTTGACCACGTACCCGGCACCGGGCGAGGCGATGACGCTGGGCGAGGGTAGGGCGTACCTGCCCGCGGACGGAGACGGGGATGACCTGGTGATCCTCACCTACGGCAACGGCGTGCCGATGAGTCTCCGCGCGGCGCGCACGATCGAGCAGCGCCATGGCTGGAAGGCGAAAGTGGTCGAC
Protein-coding sequences here:
- a CDS encoding GNAT family N-acetyltransferase, with translation MAANPLGPTLETERLILRPPVLEDFEGVAELLADEEAARHIGGHMPREAAWRRFLQMPGAWAMQGFAMFSVVDKASGRWIGRAGPWQPEGWPGTEVGWSFLRSAWGKGYAREAAIAAIDWSFDHLGWTEVIHSIAPANTASQALAARLGSVNRGPGRLPPPHQDSPVDIWGQSREEWRARRGSL
- a CDS encoding tRNA threonylcarbamoyladenosine dehydratase, producing MDAPELDPALRERFSGIDRLYGAGTLARLAGSRVAVVGMGGVGSWVVEALVRSGVGHLTLIDADDICVSNSNRQLPAHTGQFGRAKVEAMAERCRAINPIVQVVAVPVFLVSSNIEALLDDGFDLVLDACDSFRSKVELIAWCRRRKLPLVVCGSAGGRIDPTMVRVRDLSRTEHDAMLALIRKKLRSEFNFPKSPKRYFGVPAVYSLENVRYPQADGTVCGIRPAVDGDAALKLDCGSGLGAATHITGAFAFAMVGRALQMLLKD
- a CDS encoding glycine zipper 2TM domain-containing protein, whose protein sequence is MNKNLIAVALASLLVGGVAVAAYQSFQGDAPDTALANPDAPAFVGAEGDFATDGSIQGIEYADVVEVEPVTEKRELFATVVSSDPVRSTSTTSTPRQVCEDVVVQERLPERDGNVGGTVAGAVIGGLIGNQVGGGNGKKVATAAGAVAGGYVGNRVDRNHVGGRVVERVETNCRTVTDTSESSTVVGYDVTYRNADGTTGTMRSNSKPADRISLGTEDQVVGYDVTYRYDGQEQTVRMDDEPGERLPVIDGEVVVQTAAAASATTKG
- a CDS encoding TatD family hydrolase, with translation MLVDTHCHLDTPGFDPDRAQVVARARAAGVLRQVVPAIDAAGWPKLRKICADDAGLHPAYGLHPMFLASHREVHLSELRRWLERERPVAVGECGLDHFVEGLDHDTQLQYFDAQLRLARDFDLPVIVHARRAVDAVLAAIRRIGGLRGVVHSFSGSRQQAEQLADNGFLLGLGGPVTYERARRLRSLAAEVPIEWLLLETDAPDQPDAMHRGQRNEPSRLTTVLQTIAALRGVAPEIVASATTANAERLFRLPEAPKP
- a CDS encoding DUF6116 family protein; the encoded protein is MRTLLLAPLMRFLGKLSYPRLFMVAAALFVLDMLVPDMVPFVDELLLGLGTLLLANWKKRKEPGSAKAERDVIDGDARRR
- a CDS encoding acyl-CoA dehydrogenase family protein — translated: MALHPYDLYDVRSLLSEEEQAVQDTVARFTDERVLPIIGDAFDQGRFPKELVAEIAELGLLGSTLPEQYGGGGLNSVSYGLICQELERGDSGIRSFVSVQSSLCMYPIFAYGTDEQRMRWLPDMAAGKVIGCFGLTEPHGGSDPANMKTHARKDGDDWVLNGAKMWITNGNLADIAIVWAQTDDGIQGFVVEKGITGFAAQEIKHKMSLRASVTSSLFFDNVRVPEANRLPNVKGLKGPLGCLTQARYGITWGPIGAAIACLDEALNYSKERILFDRPLAANQAAQLRLADMARRITSAQLLSLQLGRLKDAGKMAPTQVSLAKWNNCRMAIDIARDCRDLLGGAGITTEHAAIRHALNLESVITYEGTETVHQLVVGRELTGINAF
- a CDS encoding glycine zipper 2TM domain-containing protein, whose amino-acid sequence is MNTKSLRLLGVAASASLALAGCATPGYSNSGYGTSSPGYGTTASCYDCGTVTRIEQVGGGSNVPNATGAVLGGLVGAAAGRELADDESKGRQNTATVAGAVAGAVAGNAIQNRVQGDRYNVYVRMDDGRTTTVTQDDLGGIRVGTYVRVYNGRAWVR
- a CDS encoding thiamine pyrophosphate-dependent enzyme; the encoded protein is MSNIAQPIPARMRGLNRAEICDVNFSEFVRGWDGRVDAAPAACEAILEGSALDAQGFREMFESQLVSRHLDLMARVLRVENKVFYTIGSSGHEGNAMVARATRHTDPAFLHYRSGGFMAERFRKLPGMDPAMDSALSFAASKDDPASGGRHKVWGSKPLWVLPQTSTIASHLPKALGTAIAIEAGRRIGHALPIPDDSIAICSFGDASSNHATAQTAFNAAAWTAYQKLPAPVLFVCEDNGIGISVKTPNGWIARNFSQRPDLDYFYADGLDLANGYGDVQRAVEHCRRTRRPTFLHLRTTRIMGHAGTDFEIEWRSIEELCAVEASDPLLRSASIALESGLMSKDEVLALYEATRKRCFAAAEAADRTPKLDRLDEVIAPLAPYTPAAVRAEAERADFAGRRLQVFGSEEKLPEHQPPRHLAIQINNALHDTFAKYPEALLFGEDVAQKGGVYTVTKGLQKAFGPRRVFNTLLDETMILGMAQGFANVGLLPIPEIQYLAYFHNACDQIRGEAASLQFFSNDQYRNPMVVRIAGLGYQRGFGGHFHNDNSITALRDIPGLVVGCPSRGDDAVTMLRTLTALSKVDGRVSVFLEPIALYMTKDLHEPGDGGWLTTYPAPGEAMTLGEGRAYLPADGDGDDLVILTYGNGVPMSLRAARTIEQRHGWKAKVVDLRWLVPLNDAYIVQQARNAKRIIVVDEGRHSAGVGEGVITAIAEGGFAARPLQRVVGTDTYTPLAGAAFLVIPGEQDIVDAADRLAAGEGG
- a CDS encoding cytochrome c, producing MSEPRTTRPDTHGNGAKYIALLLLGLVIGAVCTVMAMRAIQARSDPFPGAVMHVQGWHLGKLRDAVEQNRCATTDSLPHLQALRVMANDIDPAFPDLRDDERFTKASSQLRGALDTAMASPPGDCVALGETAGAIGQACKACHQDFRG